TGACCAAAATGCCGCATTTTGTCCTTAAGAGTTTCGTGCCGGTGCTTGCCGTATTGATATTTTCAATTGCCTGCTCGAATGTCGCATCAAAGAACGCAGTTATAAGGCCGGTCGACGGCGAAAAGCAATCATCGGGAATTACGATAATTCAAGGCTCGCCCTCGGAAACGGTGCGGGCTTTTTATACAAAGCTTCGAGAAAAGAAATACAGAGAAGCGATCTTCCTCACAAATCTGCGGCCGGCGGTTGAAGGTCTAACTGATGCGGAGCTGGCGGACCTTTCGGGCGACCTTTCGGCGATCGCAGGGCAAGTGCCTGAAAAGATCGAGATCACTGGTGAGATCATAACGGGCGATTCGGCAACGGTCACGCTCAAATTGCCTGATCCGGAAGGAAATGCTGATACGGATACTGTCCGTTTACGGCGGTCAAACGGCGTTTGGATCATGCTCGCCGTCGATGAGGCGTCCGAAGAACAAATGCGAAAGGAAGGCACGAAATTCCTTTACAATCTTCGCATTACCGTCAAAGAGGACGAGGCTCGATCCATGCTTGACCGTATCGCGAAGGCCCAATACGCCTATTCGACTCAAAACAGTGGCATTTTGGGCGATCTGCGTCAGTTGGTCGGTGTAGGACTGTTGCCGCAGGATGTTCTGTCGAGTGAATCGACCGGCTACATTTACTCCGTTACATTGTCTGAAAGCAGGAAAGGATACTCAGCCGACGCGGTCCCGGCAGTTTACGGTAAGACCGGAAGGCTGTCATTCCGCGTGGTTCCGGACAGCACGGGACTTGCCCGTATGACCAGCCGCGATAATGGAGGAAAACCTCTGGAGAAATAAGGAATTTGGGAAACTTTTCCACAGCTAATGTTGATTTTTTCCACAGGTTAGTTTATACATTGTTTTCCCTGTAGTTTGCGGGTCGTCCAAATGATCAGGAAACTAATCAATCGCTTCAGCAGAAAGCTGACAGAAAGCACCGTCCCAAACCGACGGCGATTCCGTGCTCCTGTAAAGGTGTGGTTTCAGCCCGAGATCAATACCGAAAGTGAACGCGAAAAGGCACGTTTGTCTTTCATATCGGGGGAAACGATCGATCTGAGCCGAACAGGATTAGCGATATCTACTCCGGTCATCCGACTAAAGGAAAAATATCTTGTTGGACAAGAACGCAAGTTGACGGTCGAGATCTCGTTGCCGACCGGAAAGGTACAATTCGGTGCTATTGGGAAGCGTTACGAAAAGATCGGGTCTGATGTCAACGATGAACGATTCCTCGTCGGCGTGCACATTTTGAGCTGCAGCGATGCTGATCGAGAAGCTTATACGACATTTCTTCGCAAAGGCGGACGTCTGAACGGGACTGCGTCCGCTATCACGCTTAATGCTGACGTGAAGTAGGTGCTAGAAACAACTTTTTTGAAAGGCTGTCCGATGCGGCGGCCTTTTTGTTTTACAGTGGGACGATTAAACTTCAAAGGTATGAGCAGTAATGTAGGGATAGCTATTTTGGGGACGGGTTTTGCACGGCGCGTGCAGATCCCGGCGTTCGTTAAGGCGGGCGGGCGTATCGTTTCGGTCGCGAGCGCGTCGATCGAAAACGCAAAAGCAACCGCCGACGAATGCGGGGCCGATCTTTATACGGACGATTGGCGGCAGGCGGCGGACCGCGAAGGCGTCGATCTGGTCTGCATAACTACGCCGCCAATATTTCACAAGGAAATGACGCTTTATTCGCTGGAACGCGGTAAACACGTCCTTTGCGAAAAGCCGATGGCAATGGATCTTAGAGAGGCGGAGGGGATGGCATCAGCTGCAGATTCGACGCAGGTTTTATCGCTGATAGATCATGAGCTTCGGTTTCAGCCCGGGCGTCTTCTTGCAAAAAAGATGATACAGGCCGGGCACTTTGGCGAGATCCGACATGTGCGTTCCGTTTTTCAGGCTCCGCATCGGGGCGATGCAGAACTGCCCTGGAATTGGTGGTATGACGAGGCACAGGGCGGTGGAGCACTTGGGGCGATCGCGTCGCATATTTTCGATTCGCTGCATTGGTTCCTCGAAACGGACGTCGCTGATATTACTTGCCGTCTGCACGCGCATATCAAAGAACGCAAGGACGAGGACGGCATACCGCGATCCGTGACGAGC
This sequence is a window from Acidobacteriota bacterium. Protein-coding genes within it:
- a CDS encoding PilZ domain-containing protein; translated protein: MIRKLINRFSRKLTESTVPNRRRFRAPVKVWFQPEINTESEREKARLSFISGETIDLSRTGLAISTPVIRLKEKYLVGQERKLTVEISLPTGKVQFGAIGKRYEKIGSDVNDERFLVGVHILSCSDADREAYTTFLRKGGRLNGTASAITLNADVK
- a CDS encoding Gfo/Idh/MocA family oxidoreductase, with the translated sequence MSSNVGIAILGTGFARRVQIPAFVKAGGRIVSVASASIENAKATADECGADLYTDDWRQAADREGVDLVCITTPPIFHKEMTLYSLERGKHVLCEKPMAMDLREAEGMASAADSTQVLSLIDHELRFQPGRLLAKKMIQAGHFGEIRHVRSVFQAPHRGDAELPWNWWYDEAQGGGALGAIASHIFDSLHWFLETDVADITCRLHAHIKERKDEDGIPRSVTSDDECNALLSLRDGAVTKDTTALVAVSMTQSPDYVNRMEFFGTKGSLRVEHRGEIFVAAENDTDWQPIEVDLGESFPGVPDTGFARAFATFAPVILDAVRRGDEKIPNAATFADGVRVQKVIDAARLSDREGRTVNID